Proteins co-encoded in one Thermodesulfobacteriota bacterium genomic window:
- a CDS encoding ABC transporter permease, with translation AQLGTMQVNEEIDAFRTLGISQVDFLVLPRMLALMLMVPLLTLYASFVGMLAGLLVSAAIFDIGMFEYYTETLRALELKHFFVGLSKGTVYGGMVAFSGCLRGIQCGRNAEAVGRAATSAVVTGILLITITASLMTIIFYRLGI, from the coding sequence CCGCCCAGCTCGGCACCATGCAGGTGAACGAGGAGATCGACGCCTTCCGCACCCTGGGCATCTCCCAGGTCGATTTCCTGGTGCTGCCGCGCATGCTGGCGCTGATGCTCATGGTGCCGCTGCTCACCCTCTACGCAAGTTTTGTCGGCATGCTCGCCGGGCTCCTCGTCTCGGCCGCCATTTTCGACATCGGCATGTTCGAGTATTACACCGAAACCCTGCGGGCCCTGGAGTTGAAGCATTTTTTTGTGGGGCTTTCCAAGGGCACGGTCTACGGCGGCATGGTGGCCTTTTCCGGCTGCCTGCGCGGCATCCAGTGCGGCAGGAACGCCGAGGCGGTGGGCCGGGCCGCCACCTCGGCCGTGGTCACCGGCATTCTGCTGATCACCATCACCGCCTCGCTCATGACCATCATCTTTTACCGGCTGGGTATCTGA